One Thalassotalea hakodatensis DNA segment encodes these proteins:
- a CDS encoding PQQ-dependent sugar dehydrogenase has translation MFLKTILKRQFLLIVILLSQQSYALDSHPLDTQTYAEKFTTELVTNDINVPWGMVQLPSGELLVTERSGTLYLVVPSTGKKHTISGLPPIDANGQGGLLDIALHPNYQKHPWLYFTYASPAGKPEGSHTALARAKLSANKQALVDVEVLYKATENTTRGQHYGSRIAFDAHGYVYFSIGDRGARDENPQDLTRDAGKILRLHLDGQVPEDNPFVSNSKAKAAVYSYGHRNPQGLVYRYDTQQLWSHEHGPRGGDELNLIEKGGNYGWPVVSHGVNYNGTIFTQLTEKEGMVQPKLYWKPSIAPSAFIHVSTDVFPRLKGKLLLGSMKFGYIVAIEMNEQQSISQYQLLKGVGRVRSLLQGHDGNIYIGLDGEGVHKIVASKTE, from the coding sequence ATGTTTTTAAAAACAATATTAAAGCGTCAGTTTTTATTGATTGTTATCTTACTTTCTCAGCAAAGCTATGCTTTAGATTCACACCCGCTTGATACTCAAACCTATGCTGAAAAATTTACGACGGAACTTGTCACAAATGATATTAATGTTCCTTGGGGTATGGTGCAATTGCCAAGTGGCGAACTGTTAGTAACAGAACGCAGTGGAACCTTATATCTTGTTGTTCCTTCAACAGGTAAAAAACATACCATATCTGGGTTGCCTCCTATTGATGCAAATGGGCAAGGAGGTTTACTTGATATTGCTTTACATCCAAATTATCAAAAACACCCTTGGCTTTATTTTACTTATGCAAGTCCGGCTGGTAAGCCTGAAGGAAGTCATACCGCATTAGCTCGTGCTAAATTGTCAGCAAATAAGCAAGCACTTGTTGATGTGGAGGTGCTTTATAAAGCAACAGAGAACACAACTCGTGGCCAACATTATGGTAGTAGAATTGCCTTTGATGCTCACGGTTATGTGTATTTTTCAATTGGAGATCGTGGCGCTCGTGATGAAAATCCGCAAGATTTAACTCGTGATGCAGGAAAAATCCTCCGCTTACATCTTGATGGGCAGGTGCCTGAAGATAATCCTTTTGTAAGCAATAGCAAGGCAAAGGCTGCCGTTTATAGTTATGGTCATAGGAACCCTCAAGGGTTAGTTTACCGATATGATACTCAACAGCTCTGGTCGCATGAACATGGACCTCGAGGGGGTGATGAACTAAATTTAATCGAAAAAGGTGGTAATTATGGTTGGCCTGTTGTTAGTCATGGCGTTAATTACAATGGCACTATTTTTACACAATTGACCGAAAAGGAAGGAATGGTTCAACCGAAATTATACTGGAAGCCGTCAATAGCACCTTCTGCCTTTATTCATGTGTCCACAGATGTTTTTCCTCGTTTAAAAGGGAAGCTATTATTAGGTTCGATGAAGTTTGGGTATATTGTCGCTATTGAGATGAATGAACAACAAAGTATTAGCCAATATCAATTATTAAAAGGTGTAGGACGAGTTAGAAGTCTGCTTCAAGGTCATGATGGAAATATTTATATCGGCTTAGATGGTGAAGGTGTTCATAAAATTGTCGCATCAAAAACGGAATAA
- a CDS encoding response regulator, producing the protein MSELTLTQKVRKRNIIALCFFALLATLSYALTSNVIKQQQHDARIINVAGMQRMLSQKIALHIHEYSRSVEKNQGAPNITQLLQAATLKINENQQFLTNTILANDDLFSEKLTRFYFDPPLDLNKRITLLNKHVSAVLALRNIDEINAYIATYLPAQMIENLLSDLNKTVTLIEQQAQERVALTIKLKTVTWFLSIGALIIAYIVLFRPTQKALKKNYTELLQAKNESAEYQFAINRHAVVYKIDQQGLLTYVNQNFLKFYGYQEHESIGLNVFSICSEDYSKEAFSTIFATCLKEGYWHGQSINIDKKGRILWFDTTIVALKNEHDEQGKIENFIVIQNDIAEQKKTELALSELHRITSNTSLTFDKKITELLTLGSKLFNLPFGILSEIKEDQYTILHCISPNGELASGAQFSFDDTYCWHTYLANEPKAFHHVGESEIREHPCYENFSLESYIGVPIYVEEKRFGTLNFSSPEPAEHPFSEQELELIQLIGNWVGAEYTRQLQQKRMLEQQRMMEQMAHQARIGAWEVDVINETLHWSAMTKMIHEVSDNYQPNLHTAIEFYKKGDSRDRIEEALQTVTEKGGSFSVECQIATATGREIWVVARGTAEHTNGTCVRVFGSIQDVSERVRAAEEIKRFNQRMTLAADSAGIGVWEYDVVNNVLKWDDWMCRLYAIDRNTFSGGIEVWENSIHPDDKARVQEAFNKSNIADQKLEIQFKIIWPSGEVRHIQAAALALVDINGNTKALIGVNYDITERVENEIALTQAKLQAESAANAKNEFLASMSHEIRTPMNGVIGMLDLLQDTKLDIDQSQRVRIAQESANSLLTLINDILDFSKVDAGKLDLEHISFNIIDTLTSFIRSMSLQAQQKGLELILDATEVEQCLVMGDPNRIRQILINLVANAIKFTEQGEVVVSVALNEVTDTDYKLTISVKDTGIGIPTERQTKLFNVFEQLDASTTRQYGGTGLGLAIVKKLCLQMKGDIRVVSEHDQGSEFICHLLLNKATDTLPVKPASTKINSVLVVDKNRTAGEVLCRQLNHWQINTQYAADGNQAIKMCEQLVAFEKPLFDVILIDVELSQVDGRHLIERLDADSRFDAVNIIIMTPVNMPSIVSPFMALNVHQHITKPVTTDALLSIVNADNKDVDNELINTASHDEEHTDVSNKPNSEVCNPRVLLVEDNRINQAVAKGVLTKLGIECEVAQHGVEALATLKSFDNDYFQLILMDCQMPEMDGYQATEAIRAGEAGMTYQTIPIVAMTANAMKGDREKCLAAGMDEYITKPINQNKVKSVLSQYVSTVE; encoded by the coding sequence ATGAGTGAATTAACGTTAACGCAAAAGGTGAGAAAGCGTAATATTATTGCGTTATGTTTTTTTGCATTGTTAGCAACGTTATCATATGCACTTACAAGTAATGTTATTAAACAACAGCAGCATGATGCGCGTATTATTAATGTTGCTGGAATGCAACGTATGTTGTCACAAAAAATAGCATTGCACATTCATGAATATTCAAGGTCCGTAGAGAAGAACCAAGGCGCACCGAACATCACTCAACTTCTGCAAGCCGCAACCTTAAAAATCAATGAAAACCAGCAGTTCCTAACAAATACTATTTTAGCGAATGATGATTTGTTTTCTGAAAAATTAACTCGGTTTTATTTTGATCCCCCTTTAGATCTTAATAAACGAATCACCCTCTTAAATAAACATGTTTCGGCGGTATTAGCATTACGAAATATAGATGAAATTAACGCCTATATTGCAACATATCTACCAGCTCAAATGATAGAAAATTTACTTAGTGACTTAAACAAAACTGTCACTTTAATTGAGCAACAAGCACAAGAAAGAGTCGCGCTAACCATTAAATTAAAAACAGTCACCTGGTTCCTTAGTATTGGCGCGCTCATTATTGCTTACATTGTCTTATTTAGACCTACTCAGAAAGCACTTAAAAAAAATTATACTGAGCTATTACAGGCTAAAAATGAGAGTGCTGAGTATCAATTTGCTATCAACCGCCATGCTGTTGTTTACAAAATTGATCAGCAAGGTCTGTTAACTTATGTAAACCAAAATTTCTTGAAATTCTACGGCTATCAAGAACATGAATCGATAGGTTTAAATGTTTTTTCTATTTGCTCTGAAGACTACTCTAAGGAAGCTTTTTCAACAATTTTTGCAACCTGTCTTAAAGAAGGCTATTGGCATGGACAGTCGATTAATATAGATAAAAAAGGTCGAATTTTATGGTTTGATACCACCATAGTAGCGTTGAAAAACGAACATGATGAGCAAGGTAAGATTGAAAACTTTATTGTGATTCAAAATGACATAGCAGAGCAGAAAAAAACAGAATTAGCTCTTAGTGAACTACATCGTATCACCTCAAACACTTCACTTACTTTTGATAAAAAAATTACAGAGTTGCTTACTTTAGGAAGTAAATTGTTTAATTTACCGTTCGGCATTTTAAGTGAAATAAAAGAAGATCAATACACTATTCTTCACTGTATATCACCGAATGGAGAATTAGCATCTGGTGCTCAGTTTAGTTTTGATGATACATACTGCTGGCATACCTACTTAGCTAACGAACCTAAAGCTTTTCATCATGTTGGCGAAAGTGAAATACGTGAACATCCCTGTTATGAAAACTTTTCTTTAGAAAGTTATATAGGTGTACCAATATATGTTGAAGAAAAACGTTTCGGTACACTAAATTTTTCAAGCCCTGAACCGGCAGAACATCCATTTAGTGAGCAAGAACTAGAGCTGATCCAACTTATCGGCAATTGGGTAGGTGCAGAATATACACGACAATTGCAACAAAAACGTATGCTAGAGCAACAAAGAATGATGGAGCAAATGGCACATCAAGCTCGTATTGGTGCATGGGAAGTTGATGTAATCAATGAAACTTTACATTGGTCAGCAATGACAAAAATGATCCATGAAGTGAGTGATAATTATCAGCCAAATTTGCATACCGCCATTGAGTTTTATAAAAAAGGGGATAGTAGAGACCGTATTGAAGAAGCATTACAAACGGTTACTGAAAAAGGTGGCTCGTTTAGTGTTGAGTGTCAAATTGCTACGGCAACAGGGCGAGAGATATGGGTTGTTGCTCGTGGTACAGCTGAACACACAAACGGAACTTGCGTTAGAGTGTTTGGCTCTATTCAAGATGTATCAGAACGGGTGCGCGCGGCAGAAGAAATTAAACGTTTTAATCAACGGATGACACTGGCAGCTGATTCTGCAGGTATTGGTGTTTGGGAATATGATGTCGTGAATAATGTACTGAAGTGGGATGATTGGATGTGCAGACTATATGCCATTGATCGTAATACATTTTCAGGCGGCATTGAGGTTTGGGAAAACAGTATTCACCCAGACGATAAAGCACGTGTTCAGGAAGCATTTAACAAATCAAATATCGCCGATCAAAAACTTGAAATTCAGTTTAAAATCATTTGGCCATCAGGTGAGGTAAGACACATTCAAGCGGCTGCTCTCGCATTAGTTGATATAAACGGTAATACAAAAGCATTAATTGGGGTGAATTACGACATTACAGAACGCGTTGAAAATGAAATAGCACTTACGCAAGCTAAACTTCAAGCGGAGTCTGCAGCCAATGCCAAAAATGAGTTTCTCGCCAGTATGAGTCACGAAATTCGCACACCCATGAATGGCGTGATAGGTATGCTAGATCTGTTACAAGACACCAAGCTTGATATCGATCAAAGTCAACGGGTTAGAATCGCGCAAGAAAGTGCTAACTCTTTATTAACGTTAATTAATGATATTTTAGATTTTTCAAAAGTTGATGCAGGAAAGCTAGATTTAGAACATATTTCTTTCAATATAATTGACACGCTTACCAGCTTTATTCGTTCTATGTCTCTGCAAGCACAACAGAAAGGGCTTGAATTAATCTTGGATGCAACAGAGGTCGAGCAATGTTTAGTGATGGGCGATCCTAATCGTATTCGTCAAATTTTGATAAATTTAGTCGCAAACGCGATTAAATTTACCGAACAAGGTGAAGTAGTTGTCAGTGTAGCCCTTAATGAAGTCACTGATACAGATTATAAATTAACGATATCGGTAAAAGATACTGGTATTGGCATACCGACAGAACGCCAAACAAAGTTATTTAATGTATTCGAACAATTAGATGCATCAACTACTCGCCAGTATGGCGGTACAGGCTTAGGTTTAGCAATCGTGAAAAAGCTTTGTTTACAAATGAAAGGAGATATTCGAGTTGTCAGTGAGCATGATCAAGGAAGCGAGTTTATTTGCCACTTATTGTTAAACAAAGCGACAGATACATTACCGGTAAAACCCGCGAGTACTAAGATAAATTCAGTGTTAGTTGTCGATAAAAATCGTACCGCAGGCGAGGTGCTTTGTCGTCAATTAAACCATTGGCAGATCAATACGCAGTATGCTGCAGATGGAAATCAAGCAATAAAGATGTGCGAGCAACTTGTTGCATTTGAAAAGCCGCTATTTGATGTAATATTAATCGATGTTGAATTATCACAAGTTGATGGACGTCATCTTATTGAACGGTTAGACGCGGATAGTCGCTTTGATGCCGTAAATATCATTATTATGACACCTGTGAATATGCCAAGTATTGTTAGTCCTTTTATGGCTTTGAATGTACACCAACACATCACAAAACCAGTGACAACAGATGCTCTTTTATCAATTGTTAATGCTGACAATAAAGATGTTGATAATGAGCTGATTAACACGGCTTCTCATGATGAGGAACACACTGACGTTTCGAATAAACCAAATTCTGAGGTTTGTAATCCCCGCGTATTATTAGTCGAAGATAACCGTATCAACCAAGCGGTTGCCAAAGGCGTATTAACTAAATTGGGTATTGAATGTGAGGTTGCACAACATGGCGTGGAAGCTTTAGCGACATTAAAAAGTTTTGATAATGACTACTTTCAGTTGATTTTGATGGACTGCCAAATGCCGGAAATGGACGGTTATCAAGCTACGGAGGCGATACGTGCAGGAGAGGCAGGTATGACCTACCAAACGATTCCTATCGTTGCGATGACAGCTAACGCAATGAAAGGAGACCGAGAAAAATGCTTAGCTGCAGGAATGGATGAGTATATCACCAAACCGATAAACCAAAACAAGGTGAAATCGGTTCTCTCGCAATACGTTTCTACCGTTGAATAA
- a CDS encoding HDOD domain-containing protein → MLEVDEKVLADIKRGFSVPPQPELLLRLQRVIAADEPDINQVASIISQDVAVSSTVIKTINSPIYGLARSISDINKATKFIGLTGISTLVTNILMQRCFSQNDSSIALEEFWDNAQNIASTSVNIGKKIKLAVSTDKLFSLGLFHDCGIPVMAMKYPNYPEVYQQAFNTPSKTLTVIEDDIFRVNHATIGYYVAKSWRLPKEICQLILCHHDRQFLSTSQSRSQQVYFAILKMAENLVFQQKHFRDAPDWEAIKEDVLCCLDFDQEDYLDLLEESIELQASA, encoded by the coding sequence ATGCTAGAAGTCGATGAAAAAGTATTAGCGGATATAAAACGTGGGTTTTCAGTACCGCCTCAACCTGAGTTGCTGCTACGTTTACAACGTGTTATTGCAGCAGATGAACCTGATATTAATCAAGTTGCATCCATTATTTCTCAAGATGTTGCTGTTTCCTCTACCGTGATCAAAACCATTAATTCACCTATTTATGGTTTAGCCCGCTCTATTTCTGATATCAATAAAGCAACCAAGTTTATTGGTTTAACTGGCATTTCAACGTTAGTGACTAATATTTTAATGCAACGGTGCTTTAGTCAAAATGATTCTAGTATAGCCTTAGAGGAGTTTTGGGATAATGCTCAAAATATTGCTAGTACCTCAGTTAATATTGGCAAAAAAATAAAATTAGCCGTTTCTACTGATAAGTTGTTTTCGTTAGGATTATTTCACGATTGTGGTATTCCTGTTATGGCAATGAAGTACCCAAATTACCCAGAAGTTTATCAACAGGCTTTTAATACACCCAGTAAAACCTTAACCGTCATCGAAGATGACATTTTTCGCGTTAACCATGCCACAATCGGTTATTATGTTGCTAAATCTTGGCGTTTACCAAAAGAAATTTGTCAGTTAATTTTATGCCATCATGACCGTCAATTTCTTTCAACGTCTCAAAGTCGTTCCCAACAAGTCTATTTTGCTATTTTAAAAATGGCAGAGAATCTTGTTTTTCAGCAAAAGCATTTCCGCGATGCACCTGATTGGGAAGCGATTAAAGAAGATGTTTTGTGCTGTTTAGATTTCGATCAAGAGGATTACCTCGACCTATTAGAAGAAAGCATTGAATTACAAGCGAGTGCTTAA
- a CDS encoding WD40/YVTN/BNR-like repeat-containing protein: MKTSNRKFNRTNFLTALIMLCSLSFSAVANELSWQVKQLPNEPSLRGSAMVDGKMWVTGTNKSVFISEDQGNTWLDKSVNTEQLLDFRDIEVFDKQTAIIMSVGSGKDSKLLKTTDGGDSWHLLYQNEDEQGFFDSIGFWDNQVGLLLGDPVDGYYVVKKTQDGGKTWRRIAKTKLPLLLNNEAAFAASGNTLLVGEQGKAWITTGGFSASVYVSHDWGESWQRQSVPLYQATQTAGGYGLALNHHQQLFVLGGDYQQRPKAYANIARFEKQWQLVNAGQRGLRTAMSCSERLCIATGKTGSDLSFDQGKKWQAFDNENAEQGDKGFYTLANEGEMFIAAGAKGKVGVIRVKP; the protein is encoded by the coding sequence ATGAAAACATCTAACAGAAAATTCAATCGTACTAACTTTTTAACCGCACTGATTATGTTGTGTAGCTTAAGCTTTTCAGCGGTGGCAAATGAGCTTTCATGGCAGGTAAAGCAATTACCCAATGAACCTTCTTTGCGTGGTAGCGCTATGGTTGATGGGAAAATGTGGGTGACTGGTACAAACAAAAGTGTGTTTATCAGTGAAGATCAAGGAAATACTTGGCTTGATAAGTCAGTTAATACTGAGCAATTGTTAGACTTTAGAGACATTGAAGTATTTGATAAACAAACCGCCATTATTATGAGCGTGGGCTCAGGGAAAGATTCTAAACTATTGAAAACTACTGATGGAGGAGATAGTTGGCACTTACTATACCAAAATGAAGATGAGCAAGGCTTTTTTGATTCCATTGGTTTTTGGGATAATCAAGTGGGTTTATTATTAGGTGATCCCGTTGATGGTTATTACGTTGTCAAAAAAACGCAAGACGGTGGCAAAACGTGGCGACGCATCGCAAAAACTAAACTCCCTTTGCTTCTCAACAATGAAGCAGCATTTGCTGCTTCTGGTAATACTTTACTCGTTGGCGAGCAAGGGAAAGCTTGGATCACAACGGGTGGCTTTTCTGCATCTGTCTATGTTTCTCATGATTGGGGCGAATCATGGCAACGTCAATCTGTTCCACTGTATCAAGCAACACAAACAGCAGGTGGTTACGGATTGGCGTTAAATCATCATCAACAATTGTTTGTTCTCGGTGGTGATTATCAACAGCGCCCTAAAGCCTATGCCAACATTGCACGTTTTGAAAAACAGTGGCAATTAGTCAATGCAGGGCAAAGAGGCCTGAGAACTGCAATGAGCTGTTCTGAACGACTGTGTATCGCTACAGGAAAAACAGGCAGTGATTTGTCTTTTGATCAAGGCAAAAAATGGCAAGCCTTTGATAATGAAAATGCTGAGCAAGGCGATAAAGGTTTTTATACACTGGCAAATGAAGGTGAAATGTTTATTGCCGCAGGTGCGAAGGGCAAAGTAGGTGTTATTCGCGTTAAACCATAG
- a CDS encoding beta-propeller domain-containing protein — MMTLKVTLFTLCLCVLGCNSDKADIIVTQNIHAIPPLNALENSTTPLKKVDRHTFQRHLRNGIYLRSKARNKYPLVPIYNEKHAVTSLRYSSSAIKNTTFAGDRIKQNDQYIFIATNPHYNDQSTDESAPGIKILSKYQQGDITPIVYVPLMLKDAVINGIYITDNRLAAFSNQQHYAGYASKNTPEKASFFPVGHRSHLSILDISSPEQAILQHTFTVDGRIIDSRKIGNKLYFLSSFSPYIPGLPLANNDAEHLANYRKIYSTPIADILPQITNDQGISSPLVTSDQCFISATSNDDDGFDGITTLTVIDINKPESITSRCINSDIQGVYTSKKAMYLYNTKKHINNAKTSVIHKFSFKEQELGYRGSVALPGGFGELNENLRFSEFQSMLRVVTTEGNENTGFEHQLFILQEPINSQQKALNIIARLPNDTQPQKIGVSPLDHSVQQNIKAVRFDNNLAYIMTSLASDPIYLVNLSNPNAPYISGTLSIPSGLSYLHPISTELLLGIEQNTPESQIENTHTNDQTSIVQGSKISLFDVSNINSPRVIASFTQPAAFTPVEFNYLALAHHLSEPNERHRFGIPMERWQVKSEQQKNTNIETWTKENFLTLIEITNKNTGAQLHHIGNVSAFNNSLNVTPHFPSSLDDRAIFNLDDVYYIHGNNLWRSFWYAPENIFGPY; from the coding sequence ATGATGACATTGAAAGTTACTCTTTTTACACTGTGTCTCTGTGTTCTTGGCTGCAACTCAGACAAAGCAGACATTATCGTGACACAAAATATTCACGCAATCCCGCCGTTAAATGCATTGGAAAACTCAACAACGCCATTAAAAAAAGTAGATCGTCATACTTTTCAACGTCATTTACGAAACGGTATTTATTTAAGAAGTAAAGCGAGGAATAAATACCCTTTAGTACCAATATATAATGAAAAACACGCAGTAACCTCTTTACGTTATTCATCATCGGCAATAAAAAATACTACCTTCGCAGGCGATCGAATAAAACAAAATGATCAATATATATTTATCGCAACTAACCCACACTATAACGATCAATCAACTGATGAATCAGCACCAGGTATTAAAATTTTATCGAAGTATCAACAAGGCGATATCACGCCAATTGTTTACGTTCCACTGATGTTAAAAGATGCCGTAATTAATGGTATATATATCACCGATAATCGATTAGCAGCTTTTAGCAATCAACAACACTATGCAGGTTACGCAAGTAAAAATACCCCTGAAAAAGCGTCGTTTTTTCCTGTAGGACACAGATCCCACCTGTCTATCCTTGATATTTCGTCACCTGAACAAGCGATATTGCAACATACTTTTACCGTTGACGGACGCATTATTGATAGCAGAAAAATTGGTAATAAGCTGTACTTTCTAAGTAGTTTCTCCCCTTATATTCCTGGGCTGCCACTTGCAAACAACGACGCTGAACACCTTGCTAATTATCGAAAAATCTACTCAACCCCGATAGCAGATATTCTCCCCCAAATAACCAATGATCAAGGTATCAGCTCACCACTAGTAACATCTGATCAATGTTTTATTTCTGCAACAAGTAACGATGACGATGGTTTTGATGGCATAACAACATTGACTGTAATTGATATTAATAAACCAGAGTCAATCACATCACGGTGCATTAATAGTGATATTCAAGGTGTATATACTTCGAAAAAAGCCATGTACTTATACAACACAAAAAAACATATCAACAATGCAAAAACATCTGTCATTCATAAGTTTTCATTTAAAGAACAAGAACTTGGTTATCGTGGATCTGTTGCACTACCCGGTGGTTTTGGCGAATTAAACGAGAACTTACGGTTCAGTGAGTTCCAGTCGATGTTACGCGTTGTTACTACTGAAGGAAATGAAAATACAGGCTTTGAACATCAATTATTTATTTTACAGGAACCCATAAATAGCCAGCAAAAAGCCCTTAACATTATTGCGCGGTTACCCAATGATACTCAGCCCCAAAAGATAGGAGTAAGTCCTCTTGATCACAGTGTGCAGCAAAATATAAAAGCGGTTCGTTTTGATAATAATTTAGCCTACATTATGACGTCTTTAGCAAGCGATCCTATCTATCTTGTCAACTTATCAAATCCAAACGCACCGTATATTAGTGGAACTCTCAGCATACCTAGCGGTTTATCATATCTACACCCCATTTCAACTGAACTTTTACTAGGCATAGAACAAAATACTCCAGAAAGTCAAATTGAGAATACTCACACGAACGATCAAACGTCGATAGTGCAAGGGTCGAAAATTAGCCTTTTCGATGTCAGTAACATTAATTCACCTAGAGTCATCGCCTCTTTTACACAGCCAGCAGCTTTCACTCCTGTTGAATTCAATTATCTTGCACTCGCGCATCACTTAAGTGAACCTAACGAACGTCATCGCTTTGGCATTCCTATGGAAAGATGGCAAGTAAAAAGCGAGCAACAAAAAAATACCAATATAGAAACTTGGACTAAAGAAAACTTTCTAACGTTAATAGAAATAACGAATAAAAACACTGGTGCTCAATTACACCACATTGGGAATGTATCTGCGTTTAATAATTCTTTGAATGTCACCCCACACTTCCCTTCATCATTAGATGATAGAGCAATCTTTAATCTTGACGATGTTTACTATATACACGGTAACAACCTTTGGCGCAGTTTTTGGTATGCACCAGAAAACATTTTTGGTCCCTATTAA
- a CDS encoding MipA/OmpV family protein, which translates to MLKYLALLCCFLTYTAIAGCHPESDSCAPVSQWQFSIAVGGGVHTNPLNGGDNIPLVLVPSVSYYSEKLFFDNGLLGYSLVENERWVFSAITQLNQEKAYFTRWHPKNIFVVSMNNAFHGASKEAIDINQVEDRDWALDAGGQLNWFIDQHTGVMAKLLWDVSNVYQGYTGELSVNHRVTLPFIEHSQLSFGLGAQVNSRKLVNYYYGVEQQDSLFTQVTFQGKTSINPVFHVKFTKAISTQWRLSFYWKRKLLDANTANSPLINTSQIDTVFLGMEYAF; encoded by the coding sequence TTGTTGAAGTATTTAGCACTGCTATGTTGTTTTCTTACTTATACTGCAATTGCTGGTTGCCACCCTGAGAGTGATTCGTGCGCACCCGTATCGCAATGGCAGTTTTCAATTGCTGTTGGTGGTGGTGTTCATACGAATCCGCTAAATGGCGGAGATAACATTCCTTTAGTGCTTGTTCCATCTGTAAGTTATTACAGTGAAAAGCTTTTTTTTGATAATGGGTTGCTAGGTTATTCGTTAGTAGAAAATGAACGTTGGGTTTTTAGTGCGATTACACAGCTTAATCAAGAGAAAGCTTATTTTACTCGTTGGCATCCAAAAAATATTTTTGTCGTAAGCATGAATAATGCGTTTCATGGCGCGTCAAAAGAAGCCATTGATATAAACCAAGTTGAAGATCGCGACTGGGCGCTTGACGCGGGGGGGCAACTTAATTGGTTTATTGATCAACACACAGGTGTCATGGCAAAACTTCTGTGGGATGTTTCCAATGTTTACCAAGGTTACACAGGGGAGTTGAGTGTTAATCACCGAGTAACTTTACCATTTATAGAACATAGCCAACTTTCTTTTGGTTTAGGCGCACAGGTTAATAGCCGTAAACTAGTGAATTACTATTATGGTGTGGAGCAACAAGATAGCCTGTTTACTCAAGTGACTTTTCAAGGCAAAACCAGTATTAACCCTGTTTTTCATGTGAAATTTACGAAAGCAATTTCAACCCAGTGGCGCTTATCGTTTTATTGGAAACGAAAGCTGCTTGATGCCAATACAGCTAACAGTCCACTGATTAACACATCACAAATAGATACCGTATTTCTAGGGATGGAATATGCGTTTTAA
- a CDS encoding DUF3019 domain-containing protein — MRFKLGVKRWLLIAGILSQPLVNAQEVVLNISPTICIVNKMGEPCTMTVNVNWQTPNAGNYCLYQDAEQLTCWQNTASIATRLNIHLQQNMMFSLRDQETILAQKQIRVNASAPRKFRRKLRAQWSVF, encoded by the coding sequence ATGCGTTTTAAACTCGGTGTTAAGCGATGGTTACTTATCGCTGGAATACTCAGTCAGCCACTTGTAAATGCACAAGAAGTGGTATTAAATATCTCTCCTACCATATGTATTGTTAATAAAATGGGTGAACCGTGCACCATGACAGTAAATGTGAATTGGCAAACCCCAAACGCTGGTAATTACTGTTTATATCAAGATGCCGAGCAATTAACTTGCTGGCAAAACACGGCAAGTATAGCAACACGGTTAAATATTCATCTCCAGCAAAACATGATGTTTAGTTTACGAGATCAAGAAACAATATTGGCGCAAAAACAAATTCGCGTGAATGCGAGTGCACCAAGAAAATTTAGACGTAAATTACGAGCTCAATGGAGTGTATTTTAA
- a CDS encoding response regulator: MANILLVEDDERLAKLIKDFLKQNGFDVTVLHRGDHALDYIKKSQPDLTILDVMLPKVDGFSICRAVRPFYQQPILFLTAKDSDIDHVLGLEIGADDYLTKPIEPRVLLARINTRLRRKSAPELAVETLSYGELVIDKTARRVTLSNQLIDLTSHEFELLWLLAENAGEPQSRDYIHQKMIGREYDGLDRSVDVRVSRLRKKLHDNVEQPFRIITVWGKGYMLSKTAWHS; this comes from the coding sequence ATGGCAAACATATTGTTGGTTGAAGACGATGAACGTTTAGCTAAATTGATCAAAGACTTTTTAAAACAAAATGGTTTTGATGTTACGGTGCTACATCGTGGTGATCACGCACTTGATTACATAAAAAAAAGCCAGCCTGACTTAACCATTCTTGATGTGATGTTACCTAAAGTAGATGGTTTTTCAATTTGTCGTGCAGTGCGTCCTTTCTATCAACAACCGATATTATTTTTAACAGCTAAAGACAGCGATATTGATCACGTACTTGGCTTAGAAATTGGTGCTGATGATTACCTAACAAAACCCATTGAACCACGTGTACTACTTGCCCGAATTAATACGCGTTTGCGGCGCAAGAGTGCTCCTGAACTCGCCGTTGAAACACTTTCTTATGGTGAGTTGGTTATAGATAAAACGGCTCGAAGAGTGACTTTGTCAAATCAGCTTATTGATTTAACAAGTCATGAATTTGAATTGTTATGGTTGTTAGCTGAAAACGCGGGTGAACCGCAAAGTCGTGATTATATTCATCAAAAAATGATCGGACGTGAATACGATGGCTTAGACCGCAGTGTAGACGTGAGAGTGTCTAGACTTCGTAAAAAATTACATGATAACGTAGAACAACCCTTTCGTATTATCACTGTTTGGGGTAAAGGCTATATGTTGAGTAAAACGGCTTGGCACAGTTAA